The region CTTCTGTGTGTTCACGCTCCTGATACTCGGCGCGGCACGAATGACCGGACAGGAGCGTCCTCTTCAGTCCCATCGACCGGTCCTCCAAACGCTCCGGGCACTTGGTTTGCTGGGCTCGTCCATCTTCTTCATCATGGGGCTGTCGCTTCTACCCATGGCGGAAGCCGCCGCCATCGCGTTCATCTCCCCCATGATCGTGACCGCCCTCTCTATTCCGATCCTTGGAGAGGTCGTCGGGTGGAAACGCTGGGGTGCGGTCGTGGTGGGCCTACTCGGCGTCTTCATTGTGGTACGGCCCGGGGCAGGGGCCTTCAATCCGGCTGCGATGTTGCCAATTCTGTCAGCCATTAGCTGGGCCGTTGCACTGGTGGTGACACGCAAGATGCGCGGATCGGATGGGCCTTTGGTTTCCCTCACCTATGCAGCCATCATGGGCTTGCTGGTCACCTCGGCTCTCGTACCGTTCACGTGGGTAATGCCTGGGTGGCGCGAAATTGCCTTGGGTCTTGTCACAGGCATTGTGTCCACCATCGCGCAATGGCTGCTCATTTTGGCATTCCAGCAGACGCGCGCCTCCGTCCTCGCGCCGATTTCCTACAGCCAACTTGTCTGGTCTGGACTGCTAGGCTACGTTATATTCGGCAACGTGCCTGATCGATGGACACTGGTCGGTGCGAGTGTAATCATCGCCAGTGGCCTTTACAACGCCCATCGCGAGCGCGCGGTTAGGATGTCGCCCGGTCCTGCGGAGTAGATCGATGCATGGGGAAGATCTCTGCGACCGCCTGATCCAGCTGACGCTGGCGCCTATGACCTTCTCCTGCATGACAGCATCCTTGCCAGAGTGGTCAGAAACGGCTCACGCCCACCCTACACCTGGACCGCCGAGTTGCTGGAGGATCGACCCCGAAGCAAGCGGCCCTTTCCCGTCCGGGAGACTGAGCACGATTTCTCGTCTCTGACGAGTTGTGCGCCAGGCTCGGCCACCCATCGGTGACGACCAACAATCGCCATCCCGCCTCTCAGTGCGTGTGAGAGTGCAGCGGTTTCGCTGCGTATACCCTCGTCATATAGGAAAGCAGTTCATCCGTGCGCACCACCCCTAAGAGAGCGCCCCGGCTGAAGCGCTGTCTAATGCATCAACCAGGGCGCTCGTGTGCCAAGGGAATGACGCACGTCTTTGGTGTAGGCTGCTCAGACGGATCGACAATCCTGCATCCCTCACCAGTGCAATCCGCCATGGCTCATCCGCGTGACCCTGCTATGCGTGTCAGCCCTCACCCATCGCACCGCTCAATTCTTTGAAATCACCGATCCTCAGATCCTCGCCTTTCTGGTGATGCCGTTCCTGTTCGTGCTGACCTGCGGCATGGTGTTCTTCAGCCGTGAGAGGCCGAAACCTGAGCAACCTGCTGATCCGCCGGAGCCTGTCACAAGGCCGAAGGCCTTGACACGCGAGCCACGCAAAAGAGGATCAGCAGCTAAACAAGCTGATGCGGCAGAGGATTAGCCGCACTGCATCGGGCAGAGCCCTACCGGATTCCCGCCTCGTATGGCTCGGAACCGTTGTTGCTGTAGGCAGCTGGAAGGTCTCACGAGGCGTGCTCGATCTGGGGCTGAGTCGCATCTGCTCCCGACGAGACACGACGGCCCACAAACAGCATCAGGCCAGCCCCGTGTCCTGCAAGCTACAGACAGCGGCGCGCAAATCGGACAGATGAACGCCCGCCGAGTGTCACGATTGACCGCCGGGAGGGAGCTGAGTTTCAAACCCACTCTCACGTGAGATAAATAAGCCTGTCAGGCGCCATAAAGCGCATCTTGGTCCCAACGGGAAACGCCCGTGACCTGCACCGCTTCCTCGAAGTGCGCAAGGACTTCTCATCGGGGATGAAGGACCGCATCAGCCGGGACAGTTTCGTGGAAGGCGTTGACTGCGGTGTTGACATCGGTCCCCCAAATCGGAGGGGGGAGACGGCCGTTCTGTTGGGTACTGGGTCAGTCGCGACATGGCTGCTGCGGTCGCGGGGCGGGCTACCAGCGCTTGACGAAATGCCCAACGGCAGCGCCGACAGCGATGCCAAAGGCAATGCCGATAGCGATATGATCCAGAGCCGCGCCTAAGGCTGCCCAACACCCACACCGATCGCAATTCCCAGAGCCATGCTTCGATCCTTCAGAAGGGATATGGAGATGGGTCGGCTGCCATCCGTATGTGCAAGCGGCCAAGAGGCTAGGGGTGTTGAGGCAGTTCGCCCGGGTCTGCGTCCAACAGCCGGACTATTGCAGTGACGAGGAGTATCGTGGTGATGATGCCGCTCACGACCACAATGAACCGAAAAAAGTGTTCTACGAAATCCTCTGGCAGCCGCTTCATGATCTCCCTCCGAGATCTCTTCTAGGGAGGAAATCGGCGGTGATCGGTAACATAGGTTAGGGAGCGCTCGGCGATCTCGTCTGTCGGTTAATAGCGTTCCATACTGGTGTTACGCGAAATTACGCCGCTGGCTTTCGCACGCGCCTGTGACCGCGCTGGCCCTTATGGAAAAGGGTCCCTGACGGAAAAGGGTCGCGCCCGAGCTTATGACCATGTTCGCGACCCTTGAGCCCGTATTTGCCCCTACGGTGACGCCCGCATATCGACCTCGGGCGAGGGTTCGCCTTGCACCGCGGTGGGGTAGCACCGTCCGCCCGCTCCCGTACGGCCGTTCTTCTCTCCCGAGACGCCTATCCGCTCCCAGCCCATGACTGAGTGCCAAGGCCATCACAAGTTCACGGAGTTGCTGCCTTGTCGGCACCCGCTCGTTGAGTCAGCCGAGCCGCACGACTGGAAGAGGTAGCCCGTCCGCACCGGTTGCTCTCACATCCGCGACGAACCAACAGGCCTCTTCCTGATGCATTATTCAACCATTGGTCCAAATGTGGCCAGGGGGCTCGTCAGGTTATGTGGTGCGAAGTCATCGGCAGCGATCACCCGCAATGTATTGCCGATACCGCCGTTCCGCGCATCACCACCCTGCTGATCTGCCGCAGTACCTTTCTGCATGCCGGCCTCAGACAGGTCCTGTCGGGCACGCCATTCGCTCTGGCGCACGATGTCTTCGATCCAGCATCGGACAGCCCGGTCTTTGCCGAAAGCGAGCCCGCTCTCATCCTGCTGTGCGAGAGCCTCCCGCTCAACGAGTATCTGGAAATCCTCGCGCGGCTGAAGGCCCGGTATCCCTTGGCATGGGTGGTTCTCGTGGCAGTGGCAGACCTTCTGGAACCTGATACCGTCCTGCGTCTGTACGAGGCCGGACTGAGTGGACTTTGCCCGCCAGCGATGGCCGGGAACAGTTTGGTCAAGGCTCTGGAACTGGTGGTGGCCGGTGAGACCTTCCTTCCGGCTGTGGTCGGGCAGGCTCTGCTCGAACAGTCTCGGCAAAGCATGCTGGACGCTCAGGAGATCCAGATGGCACCAGCCGCCAAGCGTGTGGGACGGTTGACGGATCGAGAGGCTGCAATTCTGCAATGCCTGACGCAGGGCGCATCCAACAAGATGATTGCGCATCGGCTTGGTATCGCGGAAGTGACGGTCAAGGTTCACATCAAAAGCATTCTGAGAAAGGTCCAGGCGGCCAACCGCACGCGAGCCGCCATGTGGGCCCGCCAGCACCAGCAGATGGAAATCCAGCATCACGGTTGAGTTGGCAGGGTCGCACGGCGCATCGTGCCGACAGCGCGAAAGGCCGCTCGTCAAGGGAACTCAAGACGAGCGAGTTCCTTCCGGATGAGCTGCGCTGTCTTGGGGCCAATGCGTTCAAGCCGTTCAAGCCGGTCGGCGACTGCCATGAGCTGGTCGAACGTATTGATGCCGTGTTTCCGCAATCCCTCCCACGCGTGACGGGGCAGACGCAGCCCCTTGATCGAGCCGCTGATACATTCCAGTGAAGCCATTAATCATACCCAGCGTGCTTGTCATCGCCGGTAACAACAACCAAAGCAGGCGAAAGTTATTTGACGACCTCTGCGCAATGTTGGATCAAAGGAGGTAGAGCACCGGATCAATCCGAACCCCTGGGGAATGCAGTCCGTCAGGCATGTTTCACTACTCTTTGGGAAGTCAAGCTTCTTCCGGCGTCCCCCGGAATCGCGCTTACCAGTCTCGCAATTCAGCAGCATCGTGG is a window of Microvirga ossetica DNA encoding:
- a CDS encoding DMT family transporter, with protein sequence MNEPSIPRDQPLRGIVLMLAALACFSCSDAASKLITATLPAVEVAWLRFCVFTLLILGAARMTGQERPLQSHRPVLQTLRALGLLGSSIFFIMGLSLLPMAEAAAIAFISPMIVTALSIPILGEVVGWKRWGAVVVGLLGVFIVVRPGAGAFNPAAMLPILSAISWAVALVVTRKMRGSDGPLVSLTYAAIMGLLVTSALVPFTWVMPGWREIALGLVTGIVSTIAQWLLILAFQQTRASVLAPISYSQLVWSGLLGYVIFGNVPDRWTLVGASVIIASGLYNAHRERAVRMSPGPAE
- a CDS encoding antA/AntB antirepressor family protein, giving the protein MVPTGNARDLHRFLEVRKDFSSGMKDRISRDSFVEGVDCGVDIGPPNRRGETAVLLGTGSVATWLLRSRGGLPALDEMPNGSADSDAKGNADSDMIQSRA
- a CDS encoding LuxR C-terminal-related transcriptional regulator produces the protein MWCEVIGSDHPQCIADTAVPRITTLLICRSTFLHAGLRQVLSGTPFALAHDVFDPASDSPVFAESEPALILLCESLPLNEYLEILARLKARYPLAWVVLVAVADLLEPDTVLRLYEAGLSGLCPPAMAGNSLVKALELVVAGETFLPAVVGQALLEQSRQSMLDAQEIQMAPAAKRVGRLTDREAAILQCLTQGASNKMIAHRLGIAEVTVKVHIKSILRKVQAANRTRAAMWARQHQQMEIQHHG